In a single window of the Terriglobus roseus genome:
- a CDS encoding L-rhamnose mutarotase, which produces MQRVCFTLKLRESTLPEYLDRHKNVWPEMQEALRATGWTNYTLFLGPDSTLIGYVEVQDFNAAREGMKAFPVNERWQAEMLPFFDSSAKADDAMQPLTEVFHLD; this is translated from the coding sequence ATGCAACGAGTCTGCTTCACCCTCAAACTCCGCGAGTCCACGCTCCCCGAATACCTGGACCGGCATAAGAACGTCTGGCCTGAGATGCAGGAGGCCCTGCGTGCCACTGGCTGGACGAACTACACCCTCTTCCTTGGGCCGGACTCCACGCTGATCGGCTACGTCGAGGTCCAAGACTTCAACGCCGCGCGCGAGGGCATGAAGGCCTTTCCAGTGAATGAACGCTGGCAGGCAGAGATGCTGCCCTTCTTCGACTCGTCCGCAAAGGCGGACGACGCGATGCAACCCCTCACGGAAGTCTTCCATCTCGACTAA
- a CDS encoding carbonic anhydrase, whose amino-acid sequence MQNLLEGYKKFQIEVFPKRANLFKSLESGQKPSTLFLTCSDSRIVPDMILQSDPGELFISRNAGNIVPPYGEVNGGVTATIEYAVLALGVQNIVVCGHSDCGAMKAVLSGKQHAQMPTVDKWLQHSASAMQMVPPVSDNSIATPKERLRTLTRANVLTQLQHLQTHPSVAYATSRGQLQLFGWVYEIHTGSIDTYDAESGRFLPLTDATLRPSVAPPRLELLAS is encoded by the coding sequence ATGCAGAATTTGTTAGAGGGTTACAAGAAGTTCCAGATTGAGGTTTTCCCGAAGCGCGCAAACCTGTTCAAGAGCCTGGAGAGCGGCCAAAAGCCGTCGACGCTCTTCCTGACATGCTCCGATTCGCGGATCGTGCCGGACATGATCCTTCAGAGCGATCCCGGCGAGCTCTTCATCTCGCGCAATGCCGGCAACATTGTGCCGCCCTACGGCGAGGTGAACGGTGGTGTGACCGCCACGATCGAATACGCCGTACTTGCACTGGGTGTGCAGAACATCGTGGTCTGCGGGCATTCTGACTGCGGCGCCATGAAGGCGGTTCTCAGCGGCAAGCAACACGCGCAGATGCCCACCGTCGATAAGTGGCTTCAGCACAGTGCCAGCGCCATGCAGATGGTGCCGCCCGTGAGCGACAACAGCATCGCAACCCCCAAGGAGCGCCTGCGCACCCTGACCCGTGCCAATGTGCTGACGCAGTTGCAGCACCTGCAGACGCACCCCTCCGTGGCCTACGCCACCAGCCGTGGGCAGCTACAACTGTTCGGTTGGGTCTATGAGATCCATACCGGCTCCATCGACACCTACGACGCGGAGTCCGGGCGCTTCCTGCCACTGACCGACGCCACGCTCAGGCCGTCGGTCGCACCGCCACGGCTGGAGCTTCTCGCATCGTAA
- a CDS encoding Fpg/Nei family DNA glycosylase — protein sequence MPEGNEVHRWAERHTAAFAGRKLNVLPGPNHRFSDAHLVDGKKLLKVHAVGKHLGYEFPGELYLHVHLGRFGDFTEGCGPLPEPKGLLRAVMQRADSGKASRSQKGQPHNLTCAKDDGTQPFPAEDVDWWELRGPTDCSVYDAKKWQALLDRLGPDPLADEPNGHDDPKRAFDKILSKKSSIGELLMDQTILSGIGNIYRAELLFRHRINPFTPGNEMALKRLKEIWKDSIPLLKAGMIDRRIVCTERKDRPSKKALAERGEEHYVYRRHGKPCFVCGETILRKDVAGRTLYWCPRDQGTTAAENDSALRQGTSLRASRAAAKRR from the coding sequence ATGCCAGAGGGCAATGAAGTCCATCGATGGGCGGAGCGTCATACCGCCGCGTTTGCAGGCCGCAAGCTGAATGTTTTGCCGGGACCGAACCACCGCTTCAGTGACGCGCATCTGGTCGATGGAAAGAAGCTGCTGAAGGTGCATGCGGTGGGTAAGCATCTTGGCTATGAGTTTCCCGGAGAGCTTTATCTTCATGTCCATCTGGGTCGTTTCGGCGACTTTACGGAGGGTTGTGGTCCGCTGCCGGAGCCCAAGGGGCTGCTACGCGCGGTCATGCAGAGAGCGGATAGCGGCAAGGCATCGCGTTCGCAGAAGGGGCAGCCGCACAACCTGACCTGCGCGAAGGATGACGGCACGCAGCCCTTCCCCGCAGAGGATGTTGACTGGTGGGAGCTGCGTGGGCCCACGGACTGCTCTGTCTACGACGCGAAGAAGTGGCAGGCCTTGCTCGATCGTCTTGGCCCCGATCCGCTGGCCGATGAGCCGAATGGACACGACGATCCCAAGCGCGCATTCGATAAGATTCTCTCGAAAAAGAGCTCTATCGGCGAGCTGTTGATGGACCAGACGATCCTCTCCGGCATCGGAAATATCTACCGCGCGGAGCTCCTGTTCCGGCATCGCATCAACCCGTTTACGCCCGGAAACGAGATGGCGTTGAAACGTCTCAAAGAGATCTGGAAAGATTCGATTCCGCTGCTCAAGGCGGGCATGATCGATCGCCGAATCGTCTGCACGGAGCGCAAGGATCGGCCCAGCAAAAAGGCCCTGGCGGAGCGCGGCGAGGAGCACTATGTCTATCGCCGGCACGGCAAGCCCTGCTTTGTCTGCGGCGAAACGATCCTGCGCAAAGACGTCGCGGGCCGCACGCTCTACTGGTGCCCCAGGGACCAGGGAACCACGGCCGCTGAGAACGATTCCGCCCTGAGACAGGGCACCAGCCTCAGGGCCAGCCGGGCCGCAGCGAAGCGGCGGTGA